ACCATTGATTCATTTTCCCTACAATTTGTTCTGTTGCTCGCACATCTTTAAAAGATGGCAACTGTGCCAGTAGCGTTTCTTTTGGTGCCTTTGTATCTTTACCTTTTTTCTGCAAAATCAAGATACTCTTAGCTTGATTTTCATCACGGAATATACTAGATGGTAGCTGTAACAACCCAATAATATGTACGTTTTGTTGCAAATAAACATGTAATTTGTCTGCTTGATCACTATCAAATAAGAAATTAGGTATTACAAAAAGTAAATAGCCACCTTCTTTTGTATAATGGATACTTTGTTCGATTAAAAGATGGTGTGAATAGGCGTGGCCTTCTGTCGAATTTAATTTGAATTGGCTTGACCTAACATCATCTGGATAATAACCTACTGGTAAATCAGATACGATTAAATCTACTGGTTCCAGCAAAAATGGCTGCAAACTATCTTGGTGGAAAAACTCAACTTCAGTTCTTTGTAGATTTGCGCTCATTAAGCTTAATTGTATAAGTGTAGGATCTATTTCACTTCCATAAGCCTGTTTTTTCATCGTTAATTGGTTTAGCACTGCCATCAACAAATTCGCAGAACCTGAAGCTGGATCAAAAACACGTAGGTTTTCTTTTGAACCTATTAGTTTTTGCGCTACATAACCAATAAACATTGCTACTGTATCTGGTGTGATTAAATGTTGCTGTTGTGTTGCACCTTTCATTCCCTTTAAGGTTGTTAACTGTATAACCTTGCGAATTTCTTCTCTATTTAATTCATCGAACGTAAACAACTTATTTTTATTATCTATTTCTTGCTGAACATCTTCTGTAAAAGCAGATGGAGCTATTTCCGTAACAATATACTCTAAACAGATTGTCAATCCTTCTATATACGTTACATTCATTTTTTCTTGTAAATATTCAACCATTTCATCTAATAGTTTAAAATGCTTTTCGACATTTTCCTGAGCCATAAAATCTCTTCCTTCCTATCTAAAATCCAATCATGTCCACCCTTTGTGAATATGCAAAAAAGAATGCCATCAATATTATGAAGGCATTCTCTTGATATGTCTAGCAATTTAATTATTTATCTGAGTCATCCGATTTTCCTTTATTCGAAAGCAAATCTTTCATTTTTTCTAAAGCTTGTGGTGCAACATCTACTAATTTTTCATATAAGTGTGTTTGTTGGTCTAAATGAATCATTTCTACACCTTGCTTGTTTGCTACTAGGAAGGCTACAGGCGTTATTGTAACCCCTCCACCACTGCCTCCACCGAACGGCCTTTTTGGCGAGTCTTCCTCATCATTTTTTGATTCACTTTTACCAAATTCACTACCACCAGCAGCAAAACCAAATCCCACTTTTGATACTGGGATAATAATACTTCCATCGGGTGACTCAATCGGCTCACCTACTATAGTATTTACATCTACCATTGCCTTTAAACTTTCCATTGCTGTTGACATTAGTCCTTCAATAGGATGTGGATTAGTCATACAATTGCCTCCTCATGCAGTTTCAACGTTGTTGACTCGTTATTTACTATTCCATTTTCCGACTTGCATCATGGTATAAATAGCTTGCCCTAAGCGCATAGAAAAAATACATGTACAATTTGAATTAACTAACCTTTGTTGAAACACTGGTGTTACTTTAAATTCTGGACTTTCTTTTATATTTACAAATTGGTCTAAAACAGCACCTATACAACCTTTTACTGTCCAACAAAGTCCAGCCAACAATCCTGTACTCGTTGCTTCGGCAGTGCCAATAGTAGTTTCCCAATTAAGAGAATGCATATTGACTTTTTTTAATCTTGCTCTAATCAATTTGTGGAATTTTTGATTTTTTCTATAAAGCTTTATCTGTGGTTTTACTTTTTCTTGTGATTGATTAAAAAATGTTTGAATCGACTCTATCAAATCCATTGCTTCCTCTTCAAATACATCCTTTAAAACAATTTCATACGCTCTTTCATGCATTTTTATTCCTGCTACATGAATAATAATAGTAGCTGTCATTATTTCTTGACTGCACTCCAAATAAAGTTTCACTTTTATCGATAAACACATCACTAGTAGTAGCAGTATAAGTAAAATTAATAAGAAGATTAAAATGATAGCATACATATTCTAAAACACCTCCATAGTAACAGTATGGCGATCAAACAATATCCTAAACAGATAACGCGTTTAATATTGGTTGATAATGGTTATAAGTAGAATAGTTAGCTTTTACAATTGGGAGGAATTTTATGTCAAATAATAAAAATATATATTTTTATTATCAAAAAGAGAATGTTTCAAAGGAAGAATTAATTAAATTATTTCAAGCTAGTGATCAGAACGGATTTTCAATTGTGAAAAATCATCAAGATGCAGATATAATTGTATGTATCGGAGATGATGGTACTTATCTACAAGGTGTTCGTCACACTGGTTTTCTTGATAATTGCTTATATGTTGGTTTATCTAAGGAAAATGAGGTTGGACTATATGCTGACTTTTCAACAGATCGTATTCATGAGCTATTTGATGCATTAATTTCTAAAGATATCAAAAAACAAAAGTTCCCAATTATAGAAGTATCTATAAATGGAGAGGCACCATTCTATTGTTTAAATGAAGCTAGTGTAAGGTCTTCTATTATTAAAACAATAGTTATTGACGTCTATATTAACGATAGTTATTTTGAGCGCTTTAGAGGGGACGGCTTAATTGTAGCTACACCAACTGGTAGTACTGGGTATAATAAATCAATTTCAGGGGCTATTGTAGATCCTAATATCCCTTGTTTTCAAATGACAGAACTTGCTTCGATAAACAATAATAATTATCGAACATTAGGATCATCATTAGTATTGGGAGAAAATAAAAAATTGCGCTTAGAAATATTACAGGACGGTAATGATTATCCTGTTATTGGATTAGATAATGAAGCCTACTCTATTCGCAATATTAGAGATATATCATTTACAATGAGCGCGAAAACAATTCAGACAATACAATTATCGCAAAATAGTTATTTCGATCGATTAAAACAACTGTATTTATAATGCACCAACCTAAAAAAACAGCTCAACTGAGCTGTTTTTTATTATTTACGCTGATACATAATAGTTCCATCGACTACCGTCTTTTGAACTTTACTAGTGTGAATTGACTCCTTCTCTATCTTAAATAAGTCTTGATCAAATACCGTAAAATCTGCTACATAGCCAGGTAAAATCATGCCACGATCTTGTTCATGGTCAATAACATATGCACTTCCTTTGGTATATAAGGAAACCGCTTCATAAACAGATAGTTGCTCTTTTTCATTATAAATTCTACCGTCTAGACTTGATTTTCGTAAAACAAACGCCTCGATTCCTAATAAAGGATCCACTTCTTCAATTGGTGCATCTGATCCTGCTGCACAAGGGATTTCTTCTTGTAAAAATGTCTTCCAAGGATACGAGTTATTTGCCCGAATTGCTCCTAGCCTTTCTATCACCCAAGGGAAATCGGAAGATACAAATGTAGGTTGAATATCTAATACTACATTTATTTGTTTTAATGCTTTTATTACGTTTGGATTGATAACTAAAGAATGAATAATGCGATCTTTTCTATTGTTCTTTAATGGATACTTTGCCAGCAACCTTGCAATTGTTAAAATAGCTTGATCTCCTATCGCATGAACTGCAATCGGCATTTCTAGTTGACGTGCACGTTTGATTAGTACTTCTAAACTTTCTGGCCTATGAATAGCGATACCATAATTAGATGTGTCATCTGAATAGGCTTCTTGTAGCCAAGCAGTTCGACCACCTAGTGCCCCATCAGAAAAAATCTTCATTGCACCTAGCGAGACATAATCATTACCAGAACCGTAGGCTAAACCTTGTTCATACATATCTTCTATAACTTCATGATGGACAAGTAAATGTGCGCGGAATTTTCGCGTGATCCCATCTATTCCTGCATGAAATGCTTGCCACGTTTTATCAAAGCTATCAGCACCATAATAGGCGAGATCCTCACTGTGTCCACCTACTAGACCTAATCGCAATAAATCATCAACTGAGGTAGTAACTAAATCTCTTAATTCTTTCGTTGAAATATCTGGAATAGCTTGTTTAACTAAATCCTGTGCGTTATCCAAAAAGTAACCCGTTAGCTCTCCTGATTTATCACGGACTATTTTGCCACCTTGTGGATCCATGGCTTCTTTATTTACATTTGCTAGTTCGATTGCGTTGGAATTTGCAATTATAGCATGACGACAAACGCGCGTTAACATAATCGGATGATTTGTTGTAATTTCATCTAGTTCTGTTTTATGAATAACACGTGGATCTTCCCACTGATTTTCATTCCAACCTTCACCAATTAACCATGATCCATTACTTAATCCTTTAATACGGTCTTTAACAGCAAATAATACTTGTTCTGGACTAGTCATCTTCGATAAATCTAAATGAACTATTTTTTCACCGTGTCCGATAATATGTAAGTGACTATCAACAAAACCGGGAAACATTACATTTCCTTTTAAATCTTGATATTCCTTAATAGCTTTCTCATACTTTTCTTTTAATTTATGTAAATGACCACTTTCAATAATATAACCATTTTCCGTATAAATTGCTTCTACAGTTTCTCCTATTTCTCTCATCGTGTATATCGTACCACCATACCATAATGTACCCATCAACTGATTCTCCCTTTATTTGCCTTACTCCTTATAAAAAGCTAAAAGATGATAATTGAAGCAATTCCCTTATATAAAAGATAGCAAATTTTCTACATATTTAAAAGAGTAGTGCTCAGATTGAGCACTACTCATGTTTATGCCATTTTTATTATGATTGTTGTGATTGTCCGCTCATTTGTTGCTCTGCCATTTGAACTAGACGTTTTGTTATTTCTCCACCAACTGAACCGTTAGCACGAGAAGTAGTATCAGCTCCAAGACTTACACCAAACTCTTGCGCAATTTCATATTTCATTTGATCTAATGCTTGGCTAACGCCAGGTACTACTAAGTTGTTTGAACTGTTGTTGTTACTTGCCATGACTTCTTCACCTCCTCTGTGGTACATCTATAGAATGTGCACGAAGGAGTAAAACAATACAATAAAATAATTGGTAGTTGTTTCATCTATCACCTAAATTTGCGTATTGCCTTTTAAAACAGGTCTGTCATGGGATCTGTCTCTTTTGAATTAGTAGAAATCATAATGACTTCAATATTATCAAGAATATCTTGGATATCTTTTTCTATATCCATTTGCTCTTCAAAATAAACTACTTTATCTAGTTTTGGTTTTGTTTTAGGCGCTTTAGGTACAAATACAGTACAGCAATCTTCAAATGGACGAATTGAAATACCGTATGTTCCGATTCTCTCAGCGATTGTGATAATTTCTTCTTTATCCATCGCAATTAAGGGTCTTAATATTGGATAGCGCGTAATATTATTTATAGCATGCATGCTTTCCATCGTCTGACTCGCAACTTGTCCTAAACTATCTCCCGTTGTAATAGATAGGATGCCTTCCTTTTTCGCAATTTTTTCACTAATTAACATCATCATTCTTCGCATTACTGTCATAGAATAACCATAGGGTATTTCTCGATGAATCTTCTGTTGCAATGTAGTAAAAGGAACAATATGAACAGTCACTTTCTTACCGTAATTTGCCAATTCAGCTGCTAAATCCAAGACTTTTTGCTTTGCTGCTTCACTTGTGAATGGTGGAGAATGAAAGTGTACCGCCTCTACATGCACGCCTCTTTGCATTGTTAAGTAACCAGCTACTGGGCTGTCGATGCCTCCAGATAATAGTAACAATGACTTTCCTGCAGTTCCAACTGGCAACCCGCCAGCTCCTTTGGTTCTTTGTGAGGTAATATATGTGGCATCAGTTCGAATATCTAAATGTACTTCTACATCAGGATGATGCACATCGACTGTATAATCTTCCGTATTCGTCAGCAGATGTGAGCCTACTACATGATTAAACTCCTGCGAACCAATCGGGAAATCCTTATTTGCTCTTTTCGTTGTTATTTTAAATGTTTTAACGTTCTCTGCTTCTTTTAAAGCAAATAATGCTGCGTCTTTAATTTGATCTGGATCATTTTCTACTTTGATTGCTATACTCAAACTTTGAATACCAAAAATATATTTACATTTTTCCATTATTTTCTGCGGATCTTCTCCATTTAACATTATAGACATACGATCACGAGCATTTTTAATTTTCACTTTTGGAAATCCTTGAAGTTTGTTTCTAATATTTTCATGTAGTTGATATATGAAAATCTTTCTATTCTTACCTTTTAAAGCCAATTCACCGTATCGAATTAATATATGGTCATATAACATTTTATCTACCCCATTACTTTACTCAATTGTTGTATCACTTTTTTTAACGATCTACTGAATAGTTCAATCTCTTCTTTTGTATTTTGATAAGACAAGCTAATCCTCAATGCTGAGGTTGTTCGATTATGCGGAAAACCTGCAGCTTTTAAAATTGCACTTTCATCTGGTTTTTTCGATGAACATGCAGATTTAGTTGAGATGAATATATCTCGTTCACCTAATGCGTGAATTACTACTTCAGGTTTATAACCAGGTATTGAAATATTTAAAATATGTGGTGCCTGATTTTCTACTGTATTAATTTTAACTGAAGTGATCAACTCTAATTCATCTCGTAACTGTTTATTTAGCTTATATAGGTGAGCATGGTCTGTTTCTTCCTTTTCTGTAATTAGACGCATTGCCTTGACTAAAGAAACGATTCCAGCCAAATTCTCTGTACCAGACCGATAATTCATTTGTTGATGGCCACCATGAAATAAGGGAAATAGGTTGGTACCTTTTTTAATATACAATAATCCGGTTCCTTTTAATCCATGAAATTTATGACCCGAAATAGTCCATAAATCAATTCCGCTATCAGCTAATTGCAAAGGAATTTTTCCAAATCCTTGGACATCATCAACATGAAAATAGGTAGTAGGTATATCTTTTACAAGTTGTCCAATAGCTTTAATGGGTTGAACTGTTCCTAACTCATTGTTTACATGCATCACACTTATTAAAATTGTTTCCTTTGTAAGAGCTGCTTTCACATCATCAATCTCCACAATCCCATCATGATTCACAGGTAAATAAGTAACTTTAAAGCCTAATGTTTCTAATGATTCACATGCTTCTATAACAGAAGGATGCTCAATTTGAGTTGTAATTATATGCTTACCATGACTTTGATGTGCTAAAGCAATTCCTTTTATTGCCGTATTATTCCCTTCCGTTCCACCGGAAGTAAAAATAATCTCACTTTGATCAACAGAAAGAATAGCAGATGCTTGTTGTTGTGCTTTACGAAGCAATGTTCCTGCATCAATACCGAAACGATGAATAGATGAAGGATTACCATAAAATTGTTTTGAAACCTGGTTGAAACTATCTAATACATCTTTATATGGCTTTGTTGTAGCGCTATTATCAAAATAAATCATTGAGAGTCTCCTTAATTTCCTTTTTGCATTGAAATATCTTAACATAGTTCGTCCACATTGGAAAGATGCTGTTTCCTTTAAAAAGTGCATTCAAAAACCCCTCACTATCAGTAGCAAGGGGCATCATAAAATAAGGAACTCACTAATTTATTCTTTACCAATATTTAAAGCAGCTAACAGTTCATCAATGGATACAGCATTATCTACTTCAAAATCATACAATATGTTTTGGTCTATATTTGTATTATCCGCAAGTTGTACATCTTGATTCTCTTCATCCATACTTTCAACTGGCATGTCTTGGTCTGCACTATTTGTTTCTGAGTCTACTTGCTTAAATCTATTCGTTTGATTACTCAAGGCAACTTCTTCTCGTACAGAAGTTGTGTGTTGTTTAGCCATTAATTCAGGAGAATCTCTCCCAATTAAAATGATAAAGAACACGATCCATATAATCACTGCTGAGCTACTTAGTCCAATAATCATCCATTTCTTGATGTTCATGTTTAGTTTCCTTTCTAACTTGGAACTTGTATGCGAGTTTCCAGACGTTTTAACGCACCTGGGTCAATTTCTTCTAATGCATTTGCAGCTGTCTCTAGCGCGCCTTCATAAGCGTAATCTCGAAACTGCTTTTCTGATTCTGCCAATTTCGCAGCTAGTAATGGGTATTTACTACGGTAGCGATTTGCATATTGAATAACTGTTTCAACTAAATATGCTTGCTCAAGTAATAAATTAGTGTCTTCAATCATTGTTTGAACAGAAGTTTCAGCTTCTATTAATACATGTTGCACTTGACCCATATCAAGTGGCTGCTTCGCAAGACTTTCCATTACAAGATTACTTTTTCTTGATGCCTCTTCTAAGCTATTCCATAAAAATGACGGTACGCCAGGAATATTACTTTTTTGTAGTTTTTTGTTTGTATCAAACAAATCCCTTTTTAATTCTTCTACTTTCTTTTTGGCTTCTAATTCATCCTTACGTATTGTCCGTACTTGTTCTTTAAAATCTTGATGAGAAGTCTGTAACTGTTGTAAATCTTGGTAGCTTGTTTCTAATTGATCACGCAGTGCAACGTATGTCTGTTTATCATTTTGTAAATCTGTTTCAATTTGTTCAAGTTGACGTTGTAATTGATGAATCCACTTTTCTAAATTCGAATATAGTTCTAGATCACTTTCTTCTAAATAATAGGTTTGTTGTAAAGTTTCTACTTCTTCATTTGTTGCATCGAAGTCGACCGTTACTTCTTCTATTAATTTTTTAAAGTTAATTAAATGTTTTTCGATATAAGACTTAGCCTGGGCCTCTTTCTCTAATAAAGCATAAATTTCATTAACTCGTTCATCAATCGATTGTAGTAAATCTGAAATTTCTTCTACATCGCCCTTTTCAAGTTGTTTCACGCAATTTTCTAGCTCATTTTGATAACTAGACAACTCTTTTTCCAAACCTAAATGTTCAATTCGATAACCCTGTTCCTTCATTTCTTTTACACCTGTCAAAAGTTCACGAATTTGTTCAGGTAGTTCTCGATTGCATTTTTTATAAATGATTGGAAACTCTTCTATTTTTACTGTTAGATGATTTAAATCAGTTTTTAAGTCCTCAACGAATTGTTTCGCCTCAAAGTAATTACCTAATTCAATAGCAGTAAAATATTGATCTAACAGTTGTTGCAATTCATTGATTTCTACTTCAAACCGAGCTTCAGCTTTTCCGTATAGATGTCGATTTTGTAAAAGTTCTCTTCTTAAATGTTTAATTTGTGGTTGTACTTCTTCAACTTCTTTACGACTTTGCTTTTCCGAATCAAGTAATTGATCTAATTCTACAAACATTTCTTCGATAGTTGATTCAATTCTTTGTAAAGTTTGGTCAACTGTTTTTAGATTTTTCTTAGCTTCTGAAACACGAAATCTATCAGCTGCTTCTTCAGCATCTAACAAATACTCTTCAATATCTGGAAGTTCTCTTGTTAAGATTTGATCCCAACTAACTTTCCAACCTTCAAATTTTTCTTGCGTCTCACCAGACAAGTTTAAACTTTTCACTCTTTGTAATTCCGTTGTCACATTACGATTCATGATATCCATTTTCCAGCTTTCATGCTTATCTACTTCATCATATATTCTTTTGCGTAATAGTAAACCGACAATTATCAATGCAATTACAACGAGAATAACTCCTATGATGTAAGCCACCATGTTAATCCCCCTTAAACAAATAACAATCTTCTATAGTATTGATACACTTATCATTTTCTCAACAGTTCATCTAATAAATTAACATTCTAATAAAGAATATGTAGTAATCTTATGATACCATGTTACACACTTATTTTGCTAAAAAAAATCAAATTATTTATCAAAATGACATTTTTCTTTATATTTTTTTCTGAAACACTTAAAATAATGACATTTTCTTCATTTTTCTTTCGTATTAATTGCCTTATACACTACCTGTAAGCTATACTATTTTTTATAAGAAATATCCATACAGGGGGTAATTTACATGGGAGCTATTCAAACAGATACAAATTCACGTGAAAAAGATTATCAGCTTTTACTCAAGCAAGTGGAAGCATTAATAGAGGACGAAAAAGATTTAATAGCAAATTTATCAAATGCAACAGCATTATTAAACCAATTTCTAAAAGAAATAAACTGGGTTGGTTTCTATCTACTGAAACAAAATGAGCTTGTTTTAGGACCATTTCAAGGACTACCAGCTTGTGTTAGAATTTCAGTTGGAAAAGGTGTATGTGGAACAGCTGTAAGTGAGCGTAAGACCCAAAGAATTGCTGATGTTAATCAGTTTCCTGGGCATATCGCATGTGATGCAGCAAGCCAATCTGAAATTGTTGTTCCACTTATCGTAAATGAAGAAGTAATAGGTGTATTGGATATTGACAGTCCGAATCTCGATCGCTTTGATCAACTTGATCAAGAATACTTAGAGAAATTCGTTACTGTTATTCAAAAATATCTTTAAAAAGAAAGGCCTTTATCATCTGATAAAGGCCTTTCTTTTTAAAGTTTAGCTACTCCATTTTTACCGAGACGTTTTGCTTCATATAATGAGCGATCCGCTCGATCAAAAATAGCATTCATTTTTTCAGGATTACTTTGATCCCAGCAAGCTATCCCAATCGATACGGTTATCTTTGGTTCTGTACGCATCTCAATTAATTTAACAAGTGTAGACGCTACTTCCATACCTTTTTCGAGGTTACATTCAGGTAAATAAACTGCCAATTCCTCGCCACCCCACCTAGCTGCAAAACCATCATTTTTCACGTTATTTTTAATAATGTTTGCAACTTGGATAATCAATTCATCTCCAACATCATGGCCATACGTATCATTAACATGCTTGAAATCATCGATATCTAGCAATAAGAATATACCTTCTCGATCTGTTTCCAAGTGTTGTTTACATTTTTCATCTAAATATTTACGTGAATATAGTTTTGTTAGATAATCAGTAATAACTAGATTTTCTAACTGTTCACGTAACATGGAGTTAACAAAAGCTAGTGTCGAGTGATGAACAATCGATTTAATTAATTTGAAATTCTCAAAAGAAAAGAAATACGGATTTTTATGTAAAATGATAATTGCACCTTTTAGTTGATCTGATTGGATCATCGGCATGACCATCACTGCCTTTAAGCCAAACGAACGATTCGGATATTTCTTCGTAAAATCCCCAACAAATATCGCATCTTTTTCTTCCTGCAATATTTGAAGCATTTCCTCTATAAACACACTTGCGTCTGTTGTATCAAAAAAAGGTGTTGATTCATGCAAGATCTGGTATTTCTCCTCTTCTTCATTTAATAAAACAAAGCCAATCTCTTCAGCATGAAATGAATCTTGCAATTGTTGCTTCATAAACAGTGTTGTTTCATTTAAACGTAAGTTAGAGTTTAACTTATGCGAGATCTCATTTATTAATTGTAAATCCGCTATTAATTGGTTCGATTGCTGATAAAGTTGAGCATTCTCTAATGCATTACCTGCTGTACTTGCTAATAACCGAATGAATTCTACATCACTTTCCGGGAATTTGGAAATATTATAGGCAGTAATTTGTAATACACCATACGTACCTTGTTTCCCATGCAATGGCGCAAACAAGCGTGATTTATTTTTATCGACTTCTAATTTAATTTCTCCAGTTAAAAATGCTTTCACACTTAATTTTTCAGCGAATTCTTCGTTATATATTAATTCTTTAACAGGTAATTTCTTATCACTTTGGTAATCACGGGATAAAAATAAATTACAACTAAAGTCAGGATAAATATATTTTATAGCATCAACAATTTCTGTTAACACATCATTCGTATTCATAGTTGAATGAAACTTTTGGGTCACTCTGTACATTAATTCATATTTACTTGCCTGCTCCATCATCTGTGAGTAATCATCCAAACCATTTAATAGAGAATTTATTTCCGAAGCTACTTTTTCTAAAAAATGATAAAATTGATCATTATCATCTAACTCTGTTTCAAAGGCAATTAACATATAACCAACTTTGGTATCCATTTTATTTAACGCTACTAAAAAGGCAGGATAATCATACTGTTGAAGAAAAGCATCTTGTCCATTGTAAATATTAAACGCTGAATGATACCGTTTGTTTTCTTCTTTACTTAAAATGCCATCAGAAAATAAATACCTTCTAAATGAATTTTCACCATTTGAAGCTATTTTCACTAATTCAAAGTCGTCTTTCCAATGATCATACAAATATACTCCGACATGACTAGCATCTGTAAGTTGTTTGATTTCTGTCACCATCTTATTTACTAATTCTTCTTGGTTATGAATGGTAGAAATCAATTCTTTTGAAAATAGTTTCTCAAATCTCTCTTCGGCAACTTTCATGTTCTCACCTATCCTATTATAATAAGTTAATATGGATCTAGACAAAGTGTGTTATA
The nucleotide sequence above comes from Paraliobacillus zengyii. Encoded proteins:
- a CDS encoding class I SAM-dependent methyltransferase codes for the protein MAQENVEKHFKLLDEMVEYLQEKMNVTYIEGLTICLEYIVTEIAPSAFTEDVQQEIDNKNKLFTFDELNREEIRKVIQLTTLKGMKGATQQQHLITPDTVAMFIGYVAQKLIGSKENLRVFDPASGSANLLMAVLNQLTMKKQAYGSEIDPTLIQLSLMSANLQRTEVEFFHQDSLQPFLLEPVDLIVSDLPVGYYPDDVRSSQFKLNSTEGHAYSHHLLIEQSIHYTKEGGYLLFVIPNFLFDSDQADKLHVYLQQNVHIIGLLQLPSSIFRDENQAKSILILQKKGKDTKAPKETLLAQLPSFKDVRATEQIVGKMNQWFKNEGY
- the ytfJ gene encoding GerW family sporulation protein, coding for MTNPHPIEGLMSTAMESLKAMVDVNTIVGEPIESPDGSIIIPVSKVGFGFAAGGSEFGKSESKNDEEDSPKRPFGGGSGGGVTITPVAFLVANKQGVEMIHLDQQTHLYEKLVDVAPQALEKMKDLLSNKGKSDDSDK
- a CDS encoding DUF2953 domain-containing protein — translated: MTATIIIHVAGIKMHERAYEIVLKDVFEEEAMDLIESIQTFFNQSQEKVKPQIKLYRKNQKFHKLIRARLKKVNMHSLNWETTIGTAEATSTGLLAGLCWTVKGCIGAVLDQFVNIKESPEFKVTPVFQQRLVNSNCTCIFSMRLGQAIYTMMQVGKWNSK
- a CDS encoding NAD kinase, producing the protein MSNNKNIYFYYQKENVSKEELIKLFQASDQNGFSIVKNHQDADIIVCIGDDGTYLQGVRHTGFLDNCLYVGLSKENEVGLYADFSTDRIHELFDALISKDIKKQKFPIIEVSINGEAPFYCLNEASVRSSIIKTIVIDVYINDSYFERFRGDGLIVATPTGSTGYNKSISGAIVDPNIPCFQMTELASINNNNYRTLGSSLVLGENKKLRLEILQDGNDYPVIGLDNEAYSIRNIRDISFTMSAKTIQTIQLSQNSYFDRLKQLYL
- a CDS encoding amidohydrolase, translated to MGTLWYGGTIYTMREIGETVEAIYTENGYIIESGHLHKLKEKYEKAIKEYQDLKGNVMFPGFVDSHLHIIGHGEKIVHLDLSKMTSPEQVLFAVKDRIKGLSNGSWLIGEGWNENQWEDPRVIHKTELDEITTNHPIMLTRVCRHAIIANSNAIELANVNKEAMDPQGGKIVRDKSGELTGYFLDNAQDLVKQAIPDISTKELRDLVTTSVDDLLRLGLVGGHSEDLAYYGADSFDKTWQAFHAGIDGITRKFRAHLLVHHEVIEDMYEQGLAYGSGNDYVSLGAMKIFSDGALGGRTAWLQEAYSDDTSNYGIAIHRPESLEVLIKRARQLEMPIAVHAIGDQAILTIARLLAKYPLKNNRKDRIIHSLVINPNVIKALKQINVVLDIQPTFVSSDFPWVIERLGAIRANNSYPWKTFLQEEIPCAAGSDAPIEEVDPLLGIEAFVLRKSSLDGRIYNEKEQLSVYEAVSLYTKGSAYVIDHEQDRGMILPGYVADFTVFDQDLFKIEKESIHTSKVQKTVVDGTIMYQRK
- a CDS encoding alpha/beta-type small acid-soluble spore protein; amino-acid sequence: MASNNNSSNNLVVPGVSQALDQMKYEIAQEFGVSLGADTTSRANGSVGGEITKRLVQMAEQQMSGQSQQS
- the thiI gene encoding tRNA uracil 4-sulfurtransferase ThiI, encoding MLYDHILIRYGELALKGKNRKIFIYQLHENIRNKLQGFPKVKIKNARDRMSIMLNGEDPQKIMEKCKYIFGIQSLSIAIKVENDPDQIKDAALFALKEAENVKTFKITTKRANKDFPIGSQEFNHVVGSHLLTNTEDYTVDVHHPDVEVHLDIRTDATYITSQRTKGAGGLPVGTAGKSLLLLSGGIDSPVAGYLTMQRGVHVEAVHFHSPPFTSEAAKQKVLDLAAELANYGKKVTVHIVPFTTLQQKIHREIPYGYSMTVMRRMMMLISEKIAKKEGILSITTGDSLGQVASQTMESMHAINNITRYPILRPLIAMDKEEIITIAERIGTYGISIRPFEDCCTVFVPKAPKTKPKLDKVVYFEEQMDIEKDIQDILDNIEVIMISTNSKETDPMTDLF
- a CDS encoding cysteine desulfurase family protein; translated protein: MIYFDNSATTKPYKDVLDSFNQVSKQFYGNPSSIHRFGIDAGTLLRKAQQQASAILSVDQSEIIFTSGGTEGNNTAIKGIALAHQSHGKHIITTQIEHPSVIEACESLETLGFKVTYLPVNHDGIVEIDDVKAALTKETILISVMHVNNELGTVQPIKAIGQLVKDIPTTYFHVDDVQGFGKIPLQLADSGIDLWTISGHKFHGLKGTGLLYIKKGTNLFPLFHGGHQQMNYRSGTENLAGIVSLVKAMRLITEKEETDHAHLYKLNKQLRDELELITSVKINTVENQAPHILNISIPGYKPEVVIHALGERDIFISTKSACSSKKPDESAILKAAGFPHNRTTSALRISLSYQNTKEEIELFSRSLKKVIQQLSKVMG
- the ezrA gene encoding septation ring formation regulator EzrA; this translates as MVAYIIGVILVVIALIIVGLLLRKRIYDEVDKHESWKMDIMNRNVTTELQRVKSLNLSGETQEKFEGWKVSWDQILTRELPDIEEYLLDAEEAADRFRVSEAKKNLKTVDQTLQRIESTIEEMFVELDQLLDSEKQSRKEVEEVQPQIKHLRRELLQNRHLYGKAEARFEVEINELQQLLDQYFTAIELGNYFEAKQFVEDLKTDLNHLTVKIEEFPIIYKKCNRELPEQIRELLTGVKEMKEQGYRIEHLGLEKELSSYQNELENCVKQLEKGDVEEISDLLQSIDERVNEIYALLEKEAQAKSYIEKHLINFKKLIEEVTVDFDATNEEVETLQQTYYLEESDLELYSNLEKWIHQLQRQLEQIETDLQNDKQTYVALRDQLETSYQDLQQLQTSHQDFKEQVRTIRKDELEAKKKVEELKRDLFDTNKKLQKSNIPGVPSFLWNSLEEASRKSNLVMESLAKQPLDMGQVQHVLIEAETSVQTMIEDTNLLLEQAYLVETVIQYANRYRSKYPLLAAKLAESEKQFRDYAYEGALETAANALEEIDPGALKRLETRIQVPS